One Drechmeria coniospora strain ARSEF 6962 chromosome 01, whole genome shotgun sequence genomic region harbors:
- a CDS encoding nucleoporin-interacting protein NIC96, with protein MSLFGSTATGGGGLFGQSQNQPQAQQSTGGGLFGQPQQSRPAAGGLFGGLSTTTQQPQTQQQTSSGGLFGQPQIQQQQTMTASSGGGLFGQSTAQNQQQPAAAAGGSLFGQATTQNQQQPSLFGASTAKPSIFGATTTSMNAQPQQGGTAFGGSMLGGSLLANPAQNAPPPQQQPQQQQTQQPAGAYFDSLFAKSQKDTGGKAAMEDLPSLELGLGDLRHRLRKLQSKPSEKLMDGKAHYLLAASGVDPSAAAKDLGLLEVQGGRAERAHGSAPTEIDVETYLSNLQTKTTLSMIADGLERSVRDFDNFLDDNVAMEWDAQRKRIYQHFGIKPREDLATTSKESHPGFGRSRRSKVQAGAASRAGRNSILGNSMMQRSVIGNPSRIGAHQPGFSDVDLSSDTLGALKTRGGTEDRAVRERQAKLAEKVRNLNAARLMKRPYPLFAELGEVEQKSNEPHAPHVLEAYRAMIEIVGEDAEAETSLNEATARERQFAHMYLDENPNSAQSVSMRKRILQGSNRFLERQFLREVESLIAKHPHEAKLGGLPDITSKVKAYIRLRSARKDLVPDNTDLQQIQGEYVWAVVFYLLRSGHVNEAAQYVNDNSNQFRGIDRTFATYLNNYAASEDRRITNRKLLDRCTNEYVQRSRNAPDNSIDPFRMACYKVIGRIELSNRNLDGLNTDINDWVWLQFNLAREGDKTVEMAGESYGLAELQSSIREIGLKHFPKASAEDTTNGSFGMFFYLQILSGMFEDAVAYLYPFSYVDAVHFGLALGYYGLLRPSDPVSASNDLRSHSVKNLPQINFGRMLGYYTRDFRAADVVSAVDYLALVCLNRDLGGEAGQRHGSLCHEALRDLVLETREFSKLIGDIRPDGRRIRGIIEERGPLIGLDDEDDFVNTVTLQAASFADENGRTTDSVLLYHLAGEYDSVVAIVSRALSEAISLEIGEDPMRLMPVKPRAAGEEAQGQQGSSLSLASIDDPVELARTMMAMYERDAMFYRKIQDQNKVACRVLLEMSIIKKLVEAGQWAQGLDKIRGLEILPLEAAGDASTVRAYASKFSGLSQPVSINVPNLLMWTIICCTRQREQLSNGQFSGNEGTRLMMAEQLKQMTLDLTTYTSQLRYRFPPHLHEALARASAE; from the exons ATGTCGCTCTTTGGGTCGACGGctaccggcggcggcggtctgTTTGGACAGTCGCAGAACCAACCGCAGGCCCAGCAGAGCACAGGAGGAGGCTTGTTTGGACAGCCGCAGCAGAGCAGGCCTGCGGCTGGCGGACTGTTTGGTGGATTGTCGACGACAACGCAGCAACCGCAAACTCAACAGCAGACGTCCAGCGGTGGACTGTTTGGCCAGCCACAAattcagcagcagcagacgATGACGGCTTCATCTGGCGGAGGTCTGTTTGGGCAGTCGACGGCACAGAATCAGCAGCAGCcagccgccgctgccggagGCAGCCTCTTTGGCCAGGCGACGACCCAGAACCAACAGCAGCCCTCGCTCTTcggcgcctcgacggcgaagcctTCCATTTTtggcgcgacgacgacgagcatgaaTGCTCAACCGCAGCAGGGTGGCACTGCGTTCGGGGGCAGCATGCTGGGTGGGAGTCTGCTCGCCAACCCAGCCCAAAATGCTCCCCCCCCGCAACAACAGCCGCAGCAACAGCAGACCCAACAACCGGCCGGTGCCTATTTCGACAGCCTTTTCGCCAAGTCGCAAAAGGACACTggcggcaaggcggcgaTGGAAGACCTCCCcagcctcgagctcggcctcggcgatctTCGTCACCGGCTGAGAAAGCTTCAGTCGAAACCGAGCGAGAAGCTCATGGATGGCAAGGCCCACTACCTCCTGGCCGCTTCGGGCGTCGATCCCAGTGCGGCCGCCAAGGATCTCGGCTTGCTGGAGGTGCAAGGAGGACGGGCCGAGCGAGCTCACGGATCTGCGCCAACCGAGATCGACGTCGAGACCTATCTTTCGAACCTGCAAACCAAGACGACATTGAGCATgatcgccgacggcctcgagcgctCGGTGCGAGACTTTGACAACTTTCTCGACGACAACGTGGCCATGGAATGGGACGCCCAACGGAAGCGCATCTATCAACACTTTGGCATCAAGCCCCGGGAAGAcctcgcgacgacgagcaaggAGTCGCACCCGGGCTTCGGCCGATCGCGCCGGAGCAAGGTCCAGGCGGGTGCGGCCTCGCGCGCCGGCCGCAACAGCATCTTGGGCAACTCGATGATGCAGCGCTCCGTCATCGGCAACCCGAGCCGCATCGGCGCCCACCAACCAGGCTTTTCCGACGTCGACCTCTCCTCCGACACCCTTGGCGCCCTCAAGACCCGTGGCGGGACCGAGGATCGTGCCGTCCGCGAGAGGCAGGCGAAGCTGGCGGAGAAGGTTCGCAACCTCAACGCTGCACGCCTCATGAAGCGACCCTATCCCCTCTTCGCCGAGCTCGGAGAGGTCGAGCAAAAATCGAACGAGCCCCACGCGCCCCACGTCCTCGAGGCGTACCGAGCCATGATCGAaatcgtcggcgaggacgccgaggccgagacgtCGCTcaacgaggcgacggcccgGGAGCGTCAGTTcgcgcacatgtacctggACGAGAACCCCAACTCGGCTCAGTCGGTCTCGATGAGGAAGCGCATCCTCCAAGGCTCCAACCGCTTCCTCGAAAGGCAGTTCCTGCGCGAGGTCGAGTCCCTCATAGCCAAGCACCCGCACGAAGCCAAGCTCGGCGGCCTGCCCGACATCACGAGCAAGGTCAAGGCCTACATCCGCCTGCGGTCGGCCCGGAAGGACCTCGTGCCCGACAACACGGACCTCCAGCAGATCCAGGGCGAGTACGTCTGGGCCGTCGTCTTTTACCTCCTGCGCTCGGGCCACGTCAACGAGGCGGCCCAGTACGTCAACGACAACAGCAACCAGTTCAGGGGCATCGACCGCACCTTTGCCACCTACCTCAACAACTACGCCGCGAGCGAGGACCGGCGGATCACGAACCGCAAGCTGCTCGATCGCTGCACGAACGAGTACGTCCAGCGATCGCGCAACGCGCCCGACAACTCCATCGACCCCTTCCGCATGGCCTGCTACAAGGTCATCGGACGCATCGAGCTGAGCAACcgcaacctcgacggcctgaACACCGACATCAACGACTGGGTCTGGCTCCAGTTCAACCTCGCCCGGGAGGGGGACAAGACGGTCGAGATGGCCGGCGAGTCgtacggcctcgccgagctgcagTCCAGCATCCGCGAGATCGGACTCAAGCACTTCCCCAAGGCGAGCGCCGAGGACACGACCAACGGCAGCTTCGGCATGTTCTTCTACCTCCAGATCCTCTCGGGCATGttcgaggacgccgtcgcctaCCTGTACCCCTTCTCctacgtcgacgccgtccacTTCGGTCTCGCGCTCGGCTACTACGGCCTCCTGCGGCCGAGCGAtcccgtctcggcctcgaacgACCTCCGCAGCCACAGCGTCAAGAACCTGCCTCAGATCAACTTTGGCCGCATGCTCGGCTACTACACGAGGGACTTccgggccgccgacgtcgtctccgccgtcgactaCCTCGCGCTCGTGTGCCTGAACCGGgatctcggcggcgaggcggggcAGCGGCACGGCAGCCTCTGCCACGAGGCCCTGCGCGATCTCGTGCTCGAGACGCGCGAGTTCAGCAAGCTCATCGGCGACATCCGGCCGGACGGCCGCCGGATCCGCGGCATTATCGAGGAGCGCGGGCCGCTGatcgggctcgacgacgaggacgacttTGTCAACACGGTGACGCTGCAGGCGGCGagcttcgccgacgagaacGGGCGGACGACGGACTCGGTGCTGCTCTaccacctcgccggcgagtaCGACAGCGTGGTGGCCATCGTCAGCCGTGCGCTGAGCGAGGCCATCTCCCTCGAGATCGGCGAGGACCCGATGCGGCTGATGCCGGTgaagccgagggcggcgggcgaggaggcgcaGGGGCAGCAGGGCAGCAGCCTCAGCCTCGCGTCGATCGACGACCCCGTCGAGCTGGCCCGGACCATGATGGCCATGTACGAACGGGACGCCATGTTCTACCGGAAGATTCAGGACCAGAACAAGGTCGCCTGCCGGGTGCTGCTGGAGATGAGCATCAtcaagaagctcgtcgaggcgggccAATGGGCTCAGGGCTTGGAC AAAATTCGAGGCCTCGAGATCCTGCCTCTGGAAGCGGCGGGCGACGCGAGCACGGTTCGGGCGTACGCGTCCAAGTTCTCGGGCCTGTCGCAGCCGGTATCGATCAACGTGCCGAACCTGCTCATGTGGACCATCATCTGCTGCACGCGGCAGCGGGAGCAGCTCTCCAACGGACAGTTCAGCGGCAACGAGGGGACGAGACTGATGATGGCGGAACAGCTGAAGCAGATGACGCTGGACCTGACGACGTACACGAGCCAGCTTCGGTACCGGTTCCCGCCGCACCTGCACGAGGCTCTGGCAAGGGCGTCGGCCGAGTGA
- a CDS encoding ribitol kinase has protein sequence MTAPADRAVPNDPIQYQKYLRIVSCAKDGALDRLDVLRHRVEPKITKPNQVIERIELSHLPHLLPRSLILPLSSLPLSSLPLSSLPLSSLLLSSLPLSSLPLATIPAVSQFVPFRPLPSPPLSTHTALSVSAGWWTICDFAAASIPLLLCSMASLHSRTASDGLPPVRGPTNTLDYYIGVDVGTGSARACIIDQTGDIKALAAEDIKLWQPQTGYYEQSTTDIWQRICECVRRVVGESNIDPSRIKGIGFDATCSLAVFADDADEPVSVTGPDFVNDGNDRNVILWLDHRPVAETDKINSTNHKLLRYVGGKMSIEMEIPKILWLKNNMPPALFNRCKFYDLADALTHLATGNEARSCCSTICKQGYVPVGVDGSQKGWQPDFFDAIGLGDLADDDFKKMGGIHGLVRRSPPLPVSLVPPHRPDRRGKGRSARTTAPLTERQNGSYYSAGECVGTLSRQAAYQLGLPVGVAVGSGVIDAYAGWIGTVGAKVDLGSDELNANVPHNDLSQAFTRLAAVAGTSTCHLAMSKHPVFVPGVWGPYRDVLLPDYWLAEGGQSATGELLRHVLDIHPAYHETCALAKAEDKHMYDFLNAHLASMVEKQNAPAIPYLARHLFFYGDLWGNRSPVADANMKGSMVGIDSDKSTDNMALWYYATMEFIAMQTRQIVESMNKAGHEISSIFMSGSQCQNPVLMSLIATTCRMPVLIPRYVHAAVVHGAAMLGAKAASSQRRDDGAFDEAETLWSIMDRMSKRGRLVEPNADAGEKALLDAKYEIFLDMCQSQQRYRRRVDEAVEKWAAEFGGDK, from the exons ATGACAGCACCAGCGGACCGGGCGGTGCCCAATGACCCAATCC AGTACCAGAAGTATCTACGGATAG TGAGCTGCGCCAAGGACGGCGCACTTGACCGCCTGGACGTCTTGCGTCATCGAGTCGAGCCAAAAATCACCAAGCCCAACCAGGTCATAGAGCGAATAGAGTTATCCCATCTGCCTCACCTCCTCCCCCGTTCCCTCATTCTACCTCTCTCGTCTCTACCTCTCTCGTCTCTACCTCTCTCGTCTCTACCTCTCTCGTCTCTGCTTCTCTCGTCTCTTCCTCTCTCGTCTCTTCCTCTCGCCACAATACCTGCCGTCTCTCAATTCGTCCCGTTCcgtcccctcccctcccctcccctctcaACCCACACCGCGCTGTCCGTGTCGGCTGGGTGGTGGACGATTTGCGACTTCGCTGCTGCTTCCATCCCGCTGCTGCTCTGCTCCATGGCGAGTCTCCACTCAAGGACCGCCTCCGATGGGCTCCCGCCCGTGAGAGGGCCGACCAATACGTTG GACTACTACattggcgtcgacgtcggcacaGGCTCTGCCCGAGCCTGCATCATCGACCAGACGGGCGACATCAAggcgctggcggccgaggataTCAAGCTCTGGCAGCCGCAAACTGGCTACTAT GAGCAATCGACAACGGACATCTGGCAGCGCATCTGCGAGTGTGtccgccgcgtcgtcggcgagtcCAACATTGACCCCTCCCGCATCAAGGGCATCGGCTTCGACGCGACCTGCTCCCTGGCCGTctttgccgacgacgccgacgaacCCGTTTCCGTCACCGGACCCGATTTCGTCAACGATGGCAACGACCGCAACGTCATCCTCTGGCTCGATCACCGTCCCGTTGCCGAGACGGACAAGATCAACAGCACCAACCACAAGCTCCTCCGCtacgtcggcggcaagatgAGCATCGAGATGGAGATTCCCAAGATCCTCTGGCTCAAAAACAACATGCCGCCCGCCCTCTTCAACCGCTGCAAGTTTTACgatctcgccgacgccctcaCCCACCTAGCGACGGGCAACGAAGCGCGGAGCTGCTGCAGCACCATCTGCAAGCAGGGCTAcgtccccgtcggcgtcgatggcagCCAGAAGGGGTGGCAGCCCGACTTCTtcgacgccatcggcctcggtgacttggccgacgatgatTTTAAAAAGATGGGCGGCATCCACGGCCTCGTACGTcgctcccctccccttcctgTCTCCCTCGTGCCGCCTCATCGACCCGACCGACGCGGCAAAGGTCGATCCGCCCGCACGACCGCCCCGCTGACCGAGCGGCAGAACGGTTCGTACTATAGCGCCGGCGAGTGCGTCGGCACCCTCAGCCGACAGGCCGCCTACCAGCTCGGCctccccgtcggcgtcgccgtcgggagCGGTGTCATCGACGCCTACGCCGGCTGGATCGGCACCGTCGGTGCCAAGGTCGACCTCGGTTCCGACGAGCTCAACGCCAACGTCCCCCACAACGACCTGTCCCAGGCATTCACTcgactcgccgccgtcgcgggcaCGTCGACCTGCCATCTGGCCATGTCCAAGCACCCCGTCTTCGTCCCCGGCGTATGGGGCCCCTACCGCGACGTCCTGCTGCCGGATTACtggctcgccgagggcggacAATCCGCCACCGGCGAGCTGCTTCGCCACGTCCTCGACATCCATCCGGCCTACCATGAGACCTGCgccctcgccaaggccgaggacaagcacatgtacgacTTCCTCAACGCCCACCTCGCATCCATGGTCGAGAAGCAGAACGCGCCCGCCATTCCCTACCTTGCCCGTCACCTCTTCTTCTACGGCGACCTCTGGGGCAACCGGTCGCCCGTGGCCGACGCGAACATGAAGGGATCCAtggtcggcatcgacagcGACAAGAGCACCGACAACATGGCGCTGTGGTACTACGCCACCATGGAGTTTATCGCCATGCAGACGCGTCAGATCGTCGAGTCGATGAACAAGGCCGGCCACGAGATCTCCTCCATTTTCATGTCCGGCTCCCAGTGCCAGAACCCCGTGCTCATGAGCCTCATCGCCACCACCTGCCGCATGCCCGTCCTGATCCCGCGCTATGTccacgctgccgtcgtccacggcgccgccatgctgggcgccaaggccgcctcgagccagcgtcgagacgacggcgccttcgacgaggccgagacgctgTGGAGCATCATGGATCGCATGAGCAAGCGCGGCAGGCTCGTCGAGCCcaatgccgacgccggcgagaagGCTCTGCTTGACGCCAAGTACGAAATCTTCCTCGACATGTGCCAGTCACAGCAGAGGTACCGCAGGAGGGTTGAtgaggccgtcgagaagTGGGCGGCCGAGTTTGGCGGTGATAAATAA